The following is a genomic window from Streptomyces sp. NBC_01381.
CTGGACCAGGTGGTCGGGGCTGGTGAAAGCGATGTTGCTGAGCCAGCCGCGCCGTAGCAGGGACCAGATGCCCTCGACCGGGTTGAGATCTGGTGCATAGGAGGGCAGTTGGTGGACGGTCAACCAGTCCCGCTCGGCGATCCAGGCGCGCATGCGGGAGTCCAGATGCACGTTCAAGTTGTCCCAGATGAGCACGATCGGGCCGCCGAGTTGCTGGTGGGCAACCTGCAACAGATCCCGGTAATTGGTCCCGGCGAAGGACTTACGTCCGTCGCGCCGGCCGTCATCGCGGCGGGGCCGGTAGATCAGCCGGGAGCTTTCGCCCTGTTTGTAGCAGGTCAGGGCGGCGATCGAGACCCGTCGGCGGGAGCGGCCGCGGACCCGGATGACGGGTGTCTGCCCGCGCCTCGCCCAAGTGCGGGCGATCGGCGGCGTCATCGAGAAGCCGGACTCGTCCTCGAAGACGATCCAGGCGTCGAGCGCCGCCGCGGTGCTTCCACCAGCGGCCAAGTCTCCTTCACCCAGCCGGTGATCGCCTCATCGTCGCGCTCGAGGGCCCGCCTGGCCGGGATCTGACAGGAGAAGCCGTGGCGGATCAGCAGCTTGCGCACGCCCTGGATGGTGTAGCTCTTGTGGAAGCGACGACCGATGACCGTCTTCACGCGGGTCAGCGTCCACCGCTGATCCGGCCAGCCATGCGCGACCGGGCCCTTGACCAACTCTGCTTCCAGCTGCGCAAATTGGGCCTCACTCAGACGTGGTGGCGAGGCCGACCCAGACGAGCGCAAGGCCCGTGGGCCGCCCTTCGTCCACGACTTCCGCCACCGTTGCACCGACCGGACGCTGACCCGCAGATCCTTCGCGATCACCGAGCTCGGCTCACCAAGGGCGAACCGCTCGGCCGCCACCTGCCGAATGCCCTCGCGGAACTCACGCCGCTCGTCCGCCAGACCGCCGCCCTGCGCGTACCTCATGACAACGGCATACCGCCAGGATCAAGACCAGTCAGCAGCTACGACACCACGAGTTCAGGCTCAGTAGGTATACGTCTACCCGTCATGGGGCGGCACGGTGATGCGCTCGCTCGTGGCGCTCGGGGGCGGGGTGTGCTCTGGGGGCCCTTATGAAGCTTCTATGTCTCGTCCCCCCAACTTCGCTGCGGCAGCGTTGAGGTGACGGTAGAGGCGTCGGGCGAGGCAGAGGAGCGCTTGGGTGTGGTGCTTGCCCTGGTTGATCTTCTTGTCGTAGTAGGTCCGCGAGGCCGGGTCGGCCAGTGCGGCGAACG
Proteins encoded in this region:
- a CDS encoding transposase — translated: MTPPIARTWARRGQTPVIRVRGRSRRRVSIAALTCYKQGESSRLIYRPRRDDGRRDGRKSFAGTNYRDLLQVAHQQLGGPIVLIWDNLNVHLDSRMRAWIAERDWLTVHQLPSYAPDLNPVEGIWSLLRRGWLSNIAFTSPDHLVQTVRRGLRTIQYRNDLIDGCLAGTGLSLNPTTPRVQAQ
- a CDS encoding winged helix-turn-helix domain-containing protein encodes the protein MRYAQGGGLADERREFREGIRQVAAERFALGEPSSVIAKDLRVSVRSVQRWRKSWTKGGPRALRSSGSASPPRLSEAQFAQLEAELVKGPVAHGWPDQRWTLTRVKTVIGRRFHKSYTIQGVRKLLIRHGFSCQIPARRALERDDEAITGWVKETWPLVEAPRRRSTPGSSSRTSPASR